One window of the Flavobacteriales bacterium genome contains the following:
- the ftsZ gene encoding cell division protein FtsZ, giving the protein MNFKIDLPKERSSIIKVIGVGGGGGNAVNYMYKQGISGVDFFIFNTDNQALEISPVPNKIQIGNELTEGRGAGSNPEVGKRAAEESIEDIIESLGVNTQMVFVTAGMGGGTGTGAAPVIAKAAKDMGILTVGIVTTPFTFEGGKRCNAAEDGIAEMRRAVDSLLVISNDRIKDMYGNLKITDAFSHADNILTTAAKGIAEIITIAGSINVDFEDVKTAMKDSGVAILGNGVAEGKDRAMRAAELALNSPLLNDNKINGASDLLINISYGAEEASMDEYAEINEFFQEQAGRDANLKCGLCYDETLENSISVTIIATGFHKQENRLIKPAIEPQKLEEHIFEAVSIGKITVNETSDVQEEAIAEEEPQSQTSIFDIINSEDELRKADDKVREMKERMMHLRELNKTANSPEGMEELEGVPAYKRRGIKLNNTLHSSDIEISRTSLIDEPEAKPELKQNNSFLHDNVD; this is encoded by the coding sequence ATGAATTTTAAGATTGACTTACCCAAAGAAAGATCATCCATCATAAAAGTGATAGGAGTAGGCGGCGGTGGCGGCAATGCCGTTAACTATATGTACAAACAAGGCATAAGTGGAGTAGATTTTTTTATCTTCAACACAGATAATCAGGCGTTAGAAATCAGTCCGGTTCCAAATAAAATTCAAATTGGAAATGAATTGACCGAAGGTCGGGGTGCGGGTTCAAATCCTGAAGTTGGCAAACGTGCGGCAGAAGAAAGCATAGAAGATATTATCGAATCGCTTGGAGTAAATACTCAAATGGTTTTTGTTACTGCCGGCATGGGCGGTGGCACAGGCACTGGGGCTGCTCCGGTTATTGCCAAAGCAGCAAAGGATATGGGCATTCTTACGGTTGGTATCGTTACAACACCTTTTACTTTTGAGGGTGGAAAACGATGCAATGCCGCCGAAGATGGAATTGCCGAAATGCGAAGAGCCGTAGATTCGTTGTTAGTTATTTCAAATGACAGGATAAAAGATATGTATGGTAATTTGAAAATTACAGATGCATTTTCTCATGCCGATAATATTTTAACTACGGCTGCCAAAGGAATTGCCGAAATAATAACCATTGCCGGAAGTATAAACGTGGATTTTGAAGACGTGAAAACCGCCATGAAAGACAGCGGGGTGGCCATATTGGGTAATGGAGTAGCCGAAGGAAAAGACCGAGCCATGCGTGCTGCCGAGTTGGCTTTAAACTCGCCGTTGTTGAACGACAATAAGATTAACGGAGCCAGCGATTTGTTGATTAACATTTCGTATGGTGCCGAGGAGGCAAGCATGGATGAATATGCCGAAATCAACGAGTTTTTCCAAGAACAGGCGGGAAGAGATGCCAATTTGAAATGTGGTTTGTGCTACGATGAAACATTGGAAAACAGTATTTCGGTGACCATTATAGCTACTGGTTTTCACAAACAAGAAAATAGATTGATAAAGCCTGCAATAGAACCTCAAAAATTGGAAGAGCATATTTTTGAAGCTGTATCTATTGGTAAAATAACAGTAAACGAAACAAGCGATGTGCAAGAAGAGGCAATCGCTGAAGAAGAGCCTCAATCGCAAACCTCCATTTTTGACATTATAAATTCCGAGGATGAATTGAGAAAAGCAGATGACAAGGTTCGCGAAATGAAGGAGCGAATGATGCATTTGAGAGAGCTGAACAAAACCGCCAATTCTCCTGAAGGTATGGAGGAGTTGGAAGGTGTTCCGGCCTATAAAAGAAGAGGGATAAAATTGAATAATACGCTTCATTCGTCTGATATTGAGATATCAAGAACATCTCTAATTGACGAACCAGAGGCAAAACCTGAATTGAAGCAAAATAATTCGTTTCTTCACGACAACGTGGATTAA
- the ftsA gene encoding cell division protein FtsA, whose protein sequence is MAHDKIVVGLDIGTTKICTIVGRMNEYGKVDILGIGQVPSNGGVTRGVVSNIDKTVNAIIDSTKLAGESSNVEINRVHVGIAGAHINSLQHKGMIIRNDGESEISQSDLDKLEADMHKIAVNPGDKIIHVLPQDFTVDNEPGVVDPIGMAGIKLEGNYHIITGQITAAKNIYKCVEKSGLKVSDLTLEPLASSHSVLSDEEMEAGVVLVDIGGGTTDVAIFHDNIIRHTAIIPYGGNIITEDIKEGCNVMKHQAELLKTKFGSALADESTENEIVSIPGLRGREPKEISVKNLSMIINARVSEILELVYYEIKASGLEKKLVGGLVITGGGAMLKNITQLAEFVTGLDARIGYPNEHLAKGLVEEVKSPIYATGVGLVLKGLRGETGTHNVFKPQVVEEVVEEPIQSKVEDEQDQHDMNIKAERREHFFSKFKAWLKDESDIQDF, encoded by the coding sequence ATGGCACACGACAAAATAGTAGTAGGATTAGACATCGGAACCACCAAAATATGCACCATTGTTGGTCGCATGAATGAATACGGTAAGGTTGACATTTTGGGCATAGGTCAAGTACCTTCAAATGGTGGCGTTACCAGAGGTGTGGTTTCAAATATTGATAAAACTGTTAATGCCATCATCGATTCTACCAAATTGGCCGGAGAAAGTTCAAATGTAGAAATCAATCGAGTACATGTGGGCATTGCCGGTGCACACATCAATAGTTTGCAACACAAAGGAATGATAATCCGCAATGATGGTGAATCGGAAATTTCGCAATCGGATTTGGATAAGTTGGAAGCCGACATGCACAAAATTGCCGTAAATCCGGGCGATAAAATTATTCATGTTTTACCTCAAGATTTTACCGTTGATAATGAGCCGGGAGTTGTTGACCCAATCGGCATGGCCGGAATAAAGCTCGAAGGCAATTACCATATTATCACTGGGCAAATTACCGCTGCGAAAAATATTTACAAATGTGTCGAAAAATCGGGTCTAAAAGTATCCGACCTCACGCTGGAACCATTAGCCTCATCGCACTCGGTTTTGAGCGATGAAGAAATGGAAGCAGGTGTGGTATTGGTTGATATTGGAGGTGGCACAACAGATGTAGCCATTTTTCATGATAACATTATCCGGCACACGGCCATTATACCTTATGGAGGCAACATCATAACCGAAGATATTAAGGAAGGCTGTAATGTGATGAAACATCAGGCCGAATTGCTAAAAACAAAATTTGGTTCTGCATTGGCCGACGAATCAACCGAAAACGAAATTGTTTCAATACCAGGTTTAAGAGGGCGTGAGCCGAAAGAAATTTCAGTGAAAAACCTTTCAATGATTATCAATGCAAGGGTTTCTGAAATTTTGGAATTGGTGTATTACGAAATAAAAGCAAGTGGTTTAGAGAAAAAATTGGTTGGAGGTTTGGTAATAACCGGTGGTGGAGCCATGCTCAAAAACATTACTCAACTTGCCGAATTTGTTACAGGATTGGATGCACGCATCGGCTATCCGAACGAGCATTTGGCCAAAGGTTTGGTAGAAGAGGTAAAAAGCCCCATCTATGCCACAGGCGTTGGTTTGGTGCTAAAAGGATTGCGTGGAGAGACAGGAACACACAACGTTTTTAAACCACAGGTGGTGGAGGAAGTGGTGGAAGAACCTATTCAGTCAAAAGTAGAGGATGAGCAAGACCAACACGATATGAATATTAAAGCCGAACGAAGAGAGCATTTCTTCTCAAAGTTTAAGGCTTGGTTGAAGGATGAAAGTGATATACAAGATTTTTAA
- a CDS encoding UDP-N-acetylmuramate--L-alanine ligase: MNFDKLHRVLFLGVGGIGMSALARYFKSLDIQVFGYDKTETTLTQQLQKEGIEVVFEDNLEWLSTILSSANQSNFLAIYTPAVPPDLKLKTALEQSGLPFMKRAKALGLITQNSLNLSVAGTHGKTTTSTLLAHILNEAGVPSVAFLGGISSNFNSNYHNTIIPAKPVISITEADEFDRSFLHLSPKYAVITSVDADHLDIYGSADEMLKSFQAFGERVNPDGLLLVHHSIKHHFERATTYGINYGHYSAQNVHINDGKFVFDLVYENEIFRLLTLGMAGIHNVENAVAASVLALKMGISENDLRKALANFKGVKRRFEFIVRNEKHIYIDDYAHHPTELKAAIGSAKKLFPNKKITGVFQPHLYSRTRDFQEGFAESLSMLDEVILMDIYPARELPIEGITSQIIFDKITAQDKKIWTPTQILDSVQNNPREVLLTLGAGDIDRLIEPIKTILKP, translated from the coding sequence GTGAATTTTGACAAACTACATAGGGTGCTATTTTTGGGTGTGGGTGGCATAGGTATGTCGGCACTTGCACGCTATTTCAAAAGTTTGGATATACAGGTTTTTGGTTACGACAAAACCGAAACAACATTAACCCAACAACTTCAAAAAGAGGGAATTGAGGTTGTTTTTGAAGATAATTTGGAATGGTTGTCAACTATTCTTTCATCAGCAAATCAGTCTAATTTTTTGGCGATTTATACCCCAGCCGTTCCGCCAGATTTAAAGTTGAAGACAGCCTTGGAACAATCGGGATTGCCATTTATGAAGAGAGCAAAGGCTTTGGGATTAATTACTCAAAATAGTCTGAACTTGTCTGTGGCCGGAACCCACGGAAAAACGACCACCAGTACTTTGTTAGCCCACATTCTCAATGAGGCAGGGGTGCCTTCAGTAGCTTTTTTAGGGGGCATTTCGAGCAATTTTAACAGCAATTATCACAACACCATCATACCCGCCAAACCGGTTATCAGCATTACCGAAGCCGATGAGTTTGATCGGTCGTTTTTGCATTTGTCACCCAAGTATGCGGTTATTACCAGCGTAGATGCTGACCATTTGGATATTTATGGTAGTGCCGATGAAATGCTGAAATCGTTTCAAGCATTTGGAGAAAGGGTAAATCCCGATGGTTTGTTGTTGGTGCATCACAGCATAAAACATCATTTTGAACGAGCCACAACCTACGGCATTAATTATGGTCATTATTCGGCTCAAAACGTGCATATTAACGACGGGAAATTTGTTTTTGATTTGGTTTACGAAAACGAAATTTTTAGGCTTTTGACCCTTGGTATGGCTGGAATCCATAATGTGGAAAATGCTGTGGCTGCCTCTGTTTTGGCACTAAAAATGGGAATTTCGGAAAATGATTTGCGGAAGGCTTTGGCCAATTTTAAGGGAGTGAAACGGCGGTTTGAATTTATTGTGCGAAATGAGAAGCACATATATATTGATGATTATGCACATCACCCCACCGAATTAAAGGCCGCAATTGGCTCTGCCAAAAAATTATTTCCCAACAAAAAAATAACCGGAGTTTTTCAGCCGCATTTGTATAGCCGAACCCGTGATTTTCAGGAAGGGTTTGCCGAAAGCCTGTCAATGTTGGATGAAGTAATATTGATGGACATCTATCCGGCTCGGGAGTTGCCAATAGAGGGAATTACCAGCCAAATAATTTTTGACAAAATAACAGCACAGGATAAAAAAATATGGACTCCAACTCAAATTTTGGACTCCGTGCAAAACAACCCTCGAGAAGTCTTGCTAACCCTCGGTGCAGGAGATATTGATAGACTTATTGAACCTATAAAAACCATTTTGAAACCATGA
- the murG gene encoding undecaprenyldiphospho-muramoylpentapeptide beta-N-acetylglucosaminyltransferase produces the protein MSSSFLISGGGTGGHIFPALAIGKALQQKYPDAKIEFVGAKDKMEMQKVPEAGFKIYGLWISGIDRKISLKNFAFPFKLISSIIKSYTIIKRNKPQVVVGVGGFASGPLLYVANKLGIPTIIQEQNSYPGITNKLLAKKADRICVAFDGMERFFAKQKIAITGNPIRQQLLDCTKTPIEAKQFFGLQDKPTMLIIGGSLGARTINKAIESNLELFEKNDIQIIWQTGKSYTAQNKVFGMQTTFITEMDMAYRAADIVISRAGASSLSELAALGKASILVPSPNVTEDHQTKNAIALVQKGAAILVKDSEAGDKLVPVAMQLIADKAKVNLLEKNILSMAKPNATDEIVAEIEKLIK, from the coding sequence ATGAGCAGTAGTTTTCTAATATCAGGTGGTGGAACAGGTGGTCATATTTTTCCCGCTTTGGCCATCGGAAAAGCATTGCAACAAAAATATCCGGATGCCAAAATTGAGTTTGTAGGGGCAAAGGATAAAATGGAAATGCAAAAAGTGCCGGAGGCGGGATTCAAAATCTATGGGCTCTGGATTAGTGGTATCGACCGAAAAATCAGTTTGAAAAATTTTGCATTTCCGTTTAAGTTGATTTCAAGCATAATTAAATCATATACTATAATAAAACGAAATAAACCTCAAGTAGTGGTGGGTGTTGGCGGATTTGCAAGTGGGCCTTTATTATATGTGGCCAACAAATTAGGAATACCTACGATTATTCAAGAACAAAACAGCTATCCCGGCATAACCAATAAATTATTGGCAAAAAAGGCAGATAGAATATGCGTTGCATTTGATGGTATGGAGCGATTTTTTGCGAAGCAAAAAATCGCAATTACCGGAAATCCCATTCGTCAGCAATTGTTGGATTGCACCAAAACCCCGATAGAGGCAAAACAGTTTTTTGGACTTCAAGATAAACCGACCATGCTCATTATTGGCGGTAGTTTAGGTGCAAGAACTATAAACAAAGCCATTGAATCGAATCTTGAATTATTTGAAAAAAATGATATTCAAATAATTTGGCAAACCGGAAAATCATACACCGCCCAAAACAAAGTTTTTGGAATGCAAACCACTTTTATTACCGAAATGGACATGGCTTATCGGGCGGCAGATATTGTTATTTCGCGTGCCGGTGCATCCAGCTTGTCGGAATTGGCGGCTCTGGGCAAGGCATCTATTTTGGTTCCATCGCCCAACGTTACAGAAGATCATCAAACCAAAAACGCAATAGCTTTGGTGCAAAAGGGTGCTGCCATTTTGGTTAAAGACAGCGAGGCTGGCGATAAGTTGGTGCCTGTGGCCATGCAGTTAATTGCAGATAAGGCAAAAGTAAATCTTTTGGAAAAAAACATTTTAAGCATGGCCAAACCCAATGCCACAGATGAAATAGTAGCAGAAATTGAAAAACTTATAAAGTGA
- a CDS encoding FtsW/RodA/SpoVE family cell cycle protein codes for MKGDRIIWLVVTALSLWGVLAIYSSTSALAYIKQGGNTEYFLIKHCGILFMGFFLMWLTHLVDFQYYSRPAQFLVYPAILLLIYTLVFGVGVNSAKRWITIPGVGLTFQSSDFAKLTLIMYIAHFLSKRQENIGSFKKTFLPVLIVIVLVCGFIGVANLSTAVVLFATSLLLLFIGRIPMKYLGALFGVGSVVLALIIVVLLNTKYEGGRIATWKSRIENYVDFAQGKDKTLSYQNEQANIAIAKGKLIGKGSGKSDQRNFLPLAFSDFIYAIIIEEYGLLGGIVLMLLYLVLLWRTVKIVINAPKAFGALLAIGLSFALVIQAFMNMGVAVSLLPNTGLPLPFVSMGGTSLLFTSIAMGIILSVSRQTQNQVKTEQHEQ; via the coding sequence ATCAAAGGCGACCGAATAATTTGGTTGGTCGTTACTGCCCTTTCTTTGTGGGGTGTGTTGGCTATTTATAGCTCTACCAGTGCATTGGCATACATCAAACAGGGAGGCAATACAGAGTATTTTCTGATAAAGCATTGCGGCATTTTATTTATGGGTTTCTTTTTGATGTGGCTCACACATTTGGTCGATTTTCAGTATTACTCACGTCCGGCTCAGTTTTTGGTTTATCCTGCCATTTTGCTGCTCATATATACATTAGTTTTTGGAGTTGGTGTCAATTCGGCAAAACGTTGGATAACCATTCCGGGTGTTGGCCTTACCTTTCAATCATCCGATTTCGCAAAGCTTACTCTAATAATGTACATCGCTCATTTTCTGTCAAAACGGCAAGAGAATATTGGTAGTTTTAAGAAAACATTTTTGCCCGTACTCATTGTAATTGTGTTGGTATGCGGATTTATTGGTGTGGCCAACTTGTCCACTGCAGTAGTTTTGTTTGCCACCTCCTTGTTGCTACTTTTTATAGGAAGAATACCTATGAAATATCTTGGGGCGTTGTTTGGTGTGGGGTCGGTGGTGCTCGCATTAATAATTGTGGTGTTGCTCAATACAAAATACGAGGGTGGTCGGATTGCCACTTGGAAATCGAGAATTGAAAACTACGTTGATTTTGCTCAGGGAAAGGATAAAACCCTGAGTTATCAAAACGAGCAAGCCAATATTGCCATTGCCAAAGGAAAACTTATCGGCAAAGGCTCGGGCAAAAGCGATCAACGTAACTTTTTGCCATTGGCATTCTCCGATTTTATTTATGCCATCATTATTGAAGAATACGGATTGCTGGGTGGAATCGTTTTAATGCTTTTGTATTTGGTGCTGCTATGGCGAACCGTAAAAATTGTAATAAATGCACCCAAAGCATTTGGGGCATTGCTGGCCATTGGGCTATCATTTGCCCTCGTTATTCAGGCATTTATGAATATGGGTGTGGCCGTTAGCTTATTGCCCAATACAGGTTTGCCGTTGCCATTTGTAAGCATGGGCGGAACCAGTTTGCTTTTTACCAGTATTGCCATGGGTATTATTTTGAGCGTGAGCCGACAAACCCAAAATCAAGTTAAAACAGAGCAACATGAGCAGTAG
- the murD gene encoding UDP-N-acetylmuramoyl-L-alanine--D-glutamate ligase, which translates to MTTRTVILGAGESGTGAAILAKHLRHSVFVSDFGKIKDKYTSELNQNNIEFESGTHTEEKILNADVVIVSPGIPPKAPIIQSIISKGIPMISEIEFAAKNTNAILIGITGTNGKTTTTMLTYHLLKKAGLKVGLAGNVGQSMARQVAQNDFTHYVIELSSFQLDLMFETRINYAVLLNITPDHLDRYATYDDYIKSKFRITQNQTEDDRFIYCSDSEDLMNYFSKTNLKAQCIPFSLNTQHNPGAWADDIAFHINLYQPKISFSMDLNQLTISGKHNTYNSMAASIVANSLLIRNEVIRESLMDFKNVEHRLEYVATVKGVDYINDSKATNVNSAWYALESMKKSVVWIAGGIDKGNDYDLLLPLVKDKVRILICLGKNNIALHQAFSKHVDMVVNTLSAKEAVQMANGLAKRDEVVLLSPACASFDLFESYEDRGRQFKYEVRNL; encoded by the coding sequence ATGACCACAAGAACCGTCATATTGGGAGCAGGCGAAAGCGGAACAGGAGCAGCGATTTTGGCCAAGCATTTGAGACATTCGGTTTTTGTTTCTGATTTTGGGAAAATCAAAGATAAGTATACTTCCGAGTTAAACCAAAACAACATCGAGTTTGAGTCTGGAACGCATACCGAAGAAAAAATATTAAACGCAGATGTGGTTATTGTTAGCCCCGGTATTCCGCCAAAAGCTCCAATAATTCAATCTATTATCTCCAAAGGAATCCCGATGATTTCGGAAATAGAGTTTGCAGCCAAAAACACCAACGCGATACTTATTGGTATTACTGGAACAAACGGGAAAACGACCACCACCATGTTGACCTACCATTTGCTGAAAAAAGCCGGATTAAAAGTGGGATTGGCCGGAAACGTAGGACAAAGCATGGCCAGACAGGTAGCTCAAAATGATTTTACCCATTATGTTATTGAATTAAGCAGTTTTCAGCTTGATTTAATGTTCGAAACCCGCATAAACTATGCAGTGTTGCTGAATATTACGCCTGACCATCTCGACCGATACGCTACGTATGATGATTACATAAAATCCAAATTTAGAATTACCCAAAATCAAACGGAAGATGACCGATTTATCTATTGTTCTGATTCAGAAGATTTGATGAATTATTTCTCCAAAACAAACCTAAAGGCACAATGCATTCCTTTTTCGCTCAACACACAGCACAATCCGGGAGCATGGGCCGACGACATAGCATTTCACATCAATTTATATCAACCAAAAATTAGTTTTAGTATGGATTTGAATCAACTTACAATTAGTGGTAAGCACAACACCTACAACTCAATGGCGGCTTCTATTGTTGCCAACTCTTTACTCATCAGAAACGAAGTGATTCGGGAGAGTCTGATGGATTTTAAAAACGTTGAACATCGTTTGGAGTATGTGGCAACGGTAAAAGGCGTTGATTATATCAACGACAGCAAGGCCACCAACGTTAATTCGGCATGGTATGCTTTGGAGAGCATGAAAAAATCTGTTGTTTGGATTGCCGGTGGCATCGACAAAGGGAATGATTATGATTTGCTTTTGCCATTGGTAAAAGACAAGGTTCGCATTTTGATTTGTTTGGGCAAAAATAACATTGCTTTGCATCAGGCCTTTTCAAAACATGTGGATATGGTAGTAAACACCCTGTCAGCCAAAGAAGCGGTACAAATGGCCAACGGTTTGGCAAAACGCGATGAAGTTGTTCTGCTATCTCCAGCCTGTGCCAGTTTCGATTTGTTTGAGAGCTACGAAGACCGTGGCCGTCAGTTTAAATACGAAGTTAGAAATCTTTAA
- a CDS encoding phospho-N-acetylmuramoyl-pentapeptide-transferase — MLYYLFRYLENSFHIPGAGAFEYSSFRAILAILLSLTISLVYGKRLIALLHKKQVGETIRQLGLEGENTKKGTPTMGGLIILAAIIIPTLLFARFRNIYIILMLVSTVWLGLIGFLDDYIKVFKKDKEGLAGRFKIIGQLGLGLIIGLTLYFNDEVVVREFVNQRNATPQIIENASHTTQNELGQTIYVLDQKSTATTIPFIKTHQFDYAEILFFLDKETAKKYAWIVYVLIVTFIIIAVSNAANLTDGIDGLAAGTSAIIGLTLVVLAYISGNAIFADYLKVMFIPFQSELVIFGAAFVGACIGFLWYNSYPAQVFMGDTGSLALGGIIAVFAIMLRKELLIPILCGIFLAENLSVVLQVGYFKYTKKKYGEGKRIFLMSPLHHHFQKKGYAEPKIVTRFWIVGIMLAALTIITFKLR, encoded by the coding sequence ATGCTGTATTATTTGTTTAGATACCTCGAAAATTCATTTCATATTCCCGGTGCCGGAGCCTTTGAATACAGTTCTTTTAGAGCCATTTTGGCTATACTGCTTTCTTTAACCATTAGTTTGGTTTACGGCAAAAGGCTGATTGCCCTTTTGCATAAAAAACAAGTTGGTGAAACCATCAGACAGTTGGGTCTTGAGGGAGAAAATACTAAAAAAGGTACACCCACAATGGGCGGGCTAATCATTTTGGCGGCCATCATTATTCCAACCCTACTTTTTGCCCGATTCAGGAATATTTACATCATTCTTATGCTTGTTTCCACTGTTTGGTTGGGTCTTATTGGGTTTTTAGATGATTATATAAAGGTATTTAAAAAAGATAAAGAAGGCTTAGCCGGAAGGTTTAAAATTATAGGCCAACTTGGGTTGGGGTTGATTATTGGGTTAACGCTTTATTTCAATGACGAGGTGGTGGTGCGTGAATTTGTCAATCAGCGAAATGCTACCCCTCAAATAATTGAAAATGCAAGCCATACCACACAAAACGAGCTCGGTCAAACCATTTATGTGCTCGATCAAAAATCAACTGCCACGACCATTCCATTTATTAAAACCCATCAATTCGATTATGCCGAAATACTGTTTTTTCTTGACAAAGAAACAGCAAAAAAATACGCATGGATTGTCTATGTACTCATTGTCACCTTCATCATTATTGCTGTTAGCAATGCGGCAAATTTAACCGACGGAATAGACGGCTTGGCAGCGGGAACCAGTGCTATTATTGGGCTGACTCTGGTGGTGCTGGCCTACATATCGGGCAATGCCATTTTTGCCGATTATCTAAAAGTAATGTTCATTCCATTCCAAAGCGAGCTTGTCATCTTTGGGGCGGCATTTGTTGGGGCGTGCATCGGTTTTTTGTGGTACAATTCCTATCCGGCACAAGTTTTTATGGGCGATACGGGTAGCCTTGCATTGGGAGGTATCATTGCTGTTTTTGCCATCATGCTTCGCAAAGAATTGCTCATCCCTATTCTTTGCGGAATCTTTTTAGCCGAAAATTTGAGCGTGGTGCTACAAGTGGGCTATTTTAAATATACCAAGAAAAAATACGGGGAAGGAAAACGCATTTTCCTGATGTCTCCGCTTCATCATCATTTTCAGAAAAAAGGCTATGCCGAACCCAAGATTGTTACCCGATTTTGGATTGTGGGCATTATGCTGGCGGCATTAACCATCATAACTTTTAAGCTAAGATAA
- a CDS encoding UDP-N-acetylmuramoyl-L-alanyl-D-glutamate--2,6-diaminopimelate ligase, producing MKKLIQILPKEIDFDIVGNSDIEINNLELDSRKISAGDVFVAVVGSLTDGHGYIKTAVEKGAKAIVCQQLPENIEKGVTYIVCADSGLFLGKLAANYFDNPSEKIELVGVTGTNGKTTVATLLFNLFKTFGHSVGLLSTVENKINEQTIPATHTTPDAITLNRLLAEMVSQGCQYVFMEVSSHAIHQHRVGGLKFKLAAFTNITHDHLDYHENFANYRNVKKQLFDGLAADSIAITNKDDKNGLFMLQNCRAAKYSYSLHSASDFKARIIEHDFNGMLLEIDNKEAWYHLVGKFNAYNLLLVYSVAFLLGKSSEEIITTLTLLHAVSGRFEYIKTPQGIIGVVDYAHTPDALQNVLETINAIRSKNEQLITVVGCGGNRDHEKRPIMAKVACELGDKVILTSDNPRNENPEAILADMQTGVEPQHYKKTLKITDREEAIKTAISLAKAGDIILLAGKGHETYQEIKGVKYPFDDRQIFIKNATLMS from the coding sequence ATGAAAAAGTTAATACAAATATTGCCCAAAGAAATTGATTTTGACATTGTTGGAAACAGCGATATAGAAATTAATAACCTCGAGCTTGATTCGCGAAAGATTTCTGCAGGAGATGTTTTTGTGGCTGTGGTTGGTAGCCTTACCGACGGACACGGCTACATAAAAACAGCCGTAGAAAAGGGGGCAAAAGCCATTGTTTGTCAGCAGTTGCCTGAAAACATTGAGAAAGGGGTTACCTATATTGTTTGTGCAGATTCTGGGTTGTTTCTTGGCAAGTTGGCTGCCAATTATTTTGACAATCCGAGCGAGAAAATAGAATTGGTGGGGGTAACTGGCACGAACGGAAAAACAACTGTGGCTACCCTTTTATTTAATTTATTTAAAACTTTTGGACACTCGGTGGGCTTGCTAAGCACGGTCGAGAATAAAATAAACGAACAAACAATTCCGGCAACGCATACCACGCCTGATGCCATAACACTCAATCGGCTTTTGGCTGAAATGGTTTCGCAGGGTTGCCAATATGTGTTTATGGAGGTTAGTTCGCACGCCATTCATCAGCATAGGGTAGGAGGGCTAAAGTTTAAGTTGGCAGCCTTTACAAACATTACCCACGACCACCTTGATTATCACGAAAATTTTGCAAACTACCGAAATGTCAAAAAGCAGTTGTTTGATGGTTTGGCCGCCGATAGCATTGCCATTACCAATAAGGACGACAAAAATGGATTATTCATGCTTCAAAATTGTCGGGCTGCTAAATACAGTTACTCTTTACACTCTGCCAGCGATTTTAAGGCTCGAATTATAGAACATGACTTTAATGGAATGTTGTTAGAAATCGACAACAAAGAGGCGTGGTATCATTTGGTGGGAAAATTTAATGCGTACAACTTGTTGTTGGTGTACAGTGTTGCCTTTTTGTTAGGCAAATCTTCGGAAGAAATCATAACCACACTTACCTTGTTGCATGCTGTTTCTGGTAGGTTTGAATACATCAAAACTCCTCAAGGAATAATTGGAGTGGTGGATTATGCCCATACACCCGATGCTTTGCAAAATGTGTTGGAAACCATAAATGCCATTCGAAGCAAAAACGAACAACTGATTACTGTAGTTGGTTGTGGGGGAAATCGCGACCATGAAAAAAGACCTATAATGGCCAAAGTGGCTTGCGAATTGGGAGATAAGGTCATTCTAACCTCCGACAATCCCCGAAATGAAAACCCCGAGGCAATTTTGGCCGATATGCAAACCGGGGTAGAACCTCAACACTATAAAAAAACACTTAAAATAACGGATAGGGAGGAAGCCATAAAAACGGCCATAAGTCTTGCCAAAGCTGGAGACATCATTCTATTAGCTGGGAAAGGGCACGAAACCTATCAGGAAATAAAAGGTGTGAAATACCCTTTCGACGACCGTCAGATTTTCATAAAAAATGCAACCCTAATGTCTTAA